One window from the genome of Malus domestica chromosome 01, GDT2T_hap1 encodes:
- the LOC114821648 gene encoding voltage-dependent chloride channel 1, chloroplastic-like, translating into MLTQSPNPIKPSPKISLSSNFSPSNTFSPLQFPNFPSKPKTLNFKLLCSQSPTPKPSAPPSSSPVETFINVLRIIPDWADRTQERGMRQRRTLYDHEKWMQHRSSYRHLRHLLSSLSSRVILSLIPPVIVFTLVAVVIASYNTAVDLDLLPGFFPLLRSSSLPYQLTAPALALLLVFRTEASYSRFEEGRKAWTEVIAGANDFARQIISSVENSGDAQLKKALLQYIMAFPVALKCHVIYGSDIGRDLEDLLEVDDLLVVLNSKHRPSCIIQFISRSLQLLKLEESKRIMLQSKISCFHEGIGVCEQLIGTPIPLSYTRLTSRFLVLWNLTLPIILWDDCHWIVVPATFISAASLFCIEEVGVLIEEPFPMLALDDLCNSVRNNVQEALANERAIHARLAAKGKIQSEPQFQKGQPRP; encoded by the exons ATGCTGACGCAATCCCCAAACCCCATCAAACCCTCCCCCAAAATCTCACTCTCTTCCAACTTCTCCCCCTCCAACACTTTCTCACCATTACAATTTCCAAACTTTCCCTccaaaccaaaaaccctaaactTCAAGCTCCTCTGCTCCCAATCCCCAACTCCAAAGCCGTCAGCACCACCGTCTTCCTCTCCAGTCGAAACCTTTATCAATGTATTACGGATCATACCCGACTGGGCAGACCGCACTCAAGAGCGTGGAATGAGACAGCGCAGAACACTTTATGACCATGAGAAATGGATGCAGCACAGAAGCTCCTACCGCCACCTCCGCCACTTGCTTTCCAGCCTTTCGTCCAGAGTCATCCTGTCTTTGATACCCCCGGTGATTGTTTTTACTTTGGTGGCTGTGGTGATTGCTAGCTATAATACAGCAGTTGATTTGGATTTGCTTCCGGGGTTTTTCCCGTTGTTGAGGTCCTCATCTTTGCCGTACCAGCTCACAGCGCCGGCATTGGCGCTGTTGCTGGTGTTCAGGACAGAGGCTTCGTATTCGAGATTTGAAGAAGGGCGGAAGGCTTGGACTGAGGTGATTGCAGGGGCTAATGATTTTGCGAGGCAGATCATTTCTAGTGTTGAGAATTCGGGTGATGCACAGCTCAAGAAGGCACTTTTGCAGTATATTATGGCCTTCCCTGTTGCGCTGAAG TGTCATGTCATTTATGGCTCAGACATTGGACGAGACCTCGAAGATTTGCTTGAAGTAGATGATCTGCTAGTTGTTTTGAACTCAAAACATCGACCCAGCTGTATTATTCAGTTCATCTCCCGGAGCCTTCAATTGCTAAAGTTGGAGGAATCGAAGAGAATTATGTTG CAATCAAAGATCTCTTGTTTCCATGAAGGAATTGGCGTATGTGAACAGCTAATCGGTACACCCATCCCTCTGTCATATACACGCTTGACCTCAAGGTTTCTAGTCCTCTGGAATCTCACTCTCCCTATCATACTATGGGATGATTGCCACTGGATTGTGGTTCCTGCTACTTTCATCAGTGCCGCTTCTTTATTCTGCATTGAAGAA GTGGGTGTTCTTATTGAGGAACCATTTCCGATGCTAGCCCTTGATGATCTTTGCAACTCAGTTCGGAACAATGTACAGGAGGCCCTTGCAAATGAAAGAGCAATCCATGCACGGCTTGCTGCAAAAGGAAAGATCCAGTCAGAGCCGCAGTTCCAAAAAGGCCAGCCTAGACCTTGA
- the LOC114821571 gene encoding receptor-like protein EIX2 isoform X2 has product MGGIMVLLLLIITLHVNLGHDDANMTMRCTDKEREALLAFKQGLIMDEHSQVIFSSWGTEAAKQDCCRWEGVSCDNQTGHVVQLDLRGNYYLQDNQLTGSIPKWLGASFQKLVILMLSSNHFNGSLPPQLCDLIYIQILDVSVNNISGGIPNCLKKLTTLAQKGNSSLTVEHSYERYDKQISWLDIYVDDEIFTWKGSMQVYRNTLGLVRSIDFSSNRLTGEIPSEISHLVGLVSLNLSRNQLTGQITPDIGKLESLDSLDLSRNHIDGRIPTSLARISRLGVLDLSHNNLIGKIPTGTQLQGFDPSVYAGNPQLCGPPLQKPCDIEETGPDQVSTEEDKDDQLIRYGFYISMGLGFFVGFWGVCGSLIFIREWRYAYFKFLNSLNDWLYVRVVLIKRKLTDA; this is encoded by the exons ATGGGGGGAATTATGGTGCTTTTGCTATTAATCATCACCCTACATGTGAACCTTGGCCACGACGATGCTAACATGACGATGAGGTGCACAGACAAGGAAAGGGAAGCACTCCTTGCATTCAAGCAAGGCCTCATCATGGACGAGCACAGCCAAGTAATATTCTCTTCGTGGGGAACAGAAGCCGCAAAACAAGATTGTTGCCGATGGGAAGGAGTCTCATGTGACAACCAAACTGGCCATGTTGTGCAGCTTGATCTCAGAGGCAATTACTATTTGCAAG ATAACCAGTTGACGGGATCAATACCTAAATGGTTAGGGGCTAGCTTTCAGAAATTGGTTATCCTAATGCTTTCCTCTAACCACTTCAATGGAAGCTTGCCCCCGCAACTATGCGATCTAATATACATTCAAATTTTGGATGTCTCTGTGAACAACATCTCTGGAGGAATACCGAATTGCCTAAAAAAGTTGACTACTCTGGCTCAGAAGGGAAATTCAAGTCTAACCGTTGAACATTCTTACGAGAGATATGATAAACAAATATCCTGGTTGGatatttatgtggatgatgaAATCTTCACGTGGAAGGGAAGCATGCAGGTTTACAGGAATACTTTGGGGCTTGTGAGAAGTATTGATTTCTCAAGCAATAGATTGACCGGGGAGATTCCAAGCGAAATCAGTCATCTTGTTGGGTTGGTTTCTTTAAACCTTTCTAGAAACCAACTTACAGGTCAAATTACTCCGGACATTGGAAAATTGGAGTCCTTGGATTCACTTGATTTGTCAAGAAATCATATAGACGGAAGAATTCCAACAAGCCTTGCTCGGATAAGTCGTCTTGGTGTCTTGGACTTGTCACACAACAACTTGATTGGAAAGATTCCAACCGGCACCCAGCTCCAAGGTTTTGATCCCTCTGTTTATGCTGGAAATCCACAGCTCTGTGGACCTCCACTTCAAAAGCCATGTGATATCGAAGAAACGGGTCCAGATCAAGTTAGTACCGAAGAAGACAAGGATGATCAGCTTATACGCTACGGATTTTACATCAGCATGGGGCTCGGGTTTTTTGTTGGATTTTGGGGAGTTTGTGGAAGTCTGATATTCATCAGGGAATGGAGGTACGCATACTTCAAGTTCTTGAATTCGCTGAATGATTGGCTTTATGTGAGGGTAGTGTTGATCAAGCGGAAATTAACGGATGCTTAA
- the LOC114821630 gene encoding uncharacterized protein: protein MEEPKPAESTATEILPTLPSSAEVLPQQPPPSSLPSKTKKRPLENDAHFSNSSTLYKVRAVLKEVRPHFLEVLRTPDFRTCKSSEEIQEYVKLLMELCKQMTAETVSAARSKNVPGEKPQDTKAFVKPSENKFPTGVSSEKQQAEDGQTQGTCIVGGSAFGWNFITFVGEEPVYYGITKESFRANGSKETVQTDE from the exons ATGGAAGAACCAAAGCCAGCCGAGTCCACAGCCACCGAAATCCTCCCAACCCTTCCGAGCTCCGCCGAAGTCCTCCCTCAACAACCTCCGCCGTCTTCTCTTCCTTCCAAGACGAAGAAGAGACCTCTCGAAAATGATGCCCATTTCTCCAACTCATCTACCCTCTACAAGGTTCGCGCCGTCCTCAAAGAGGTCCGTCCTCATTTTCTCGAG GTTCTCCGAACCCCTGACTTTCGAACTTGCAAGTCATccgaagaaattcaagaat ACGTTAAACTTCTGATGGAACTATGCAAACAGATGACGGCAGAAACAGTTTCGGCAGCAAGAAGTAAGAATGTGCCAGGTGAAAAGCCCCAAGATACAAAGGCTTTTGTAAAACCATCAGAAAATAAGTTTCCAACTGGTGTATCCAGCGAGAAGCAGCAGGCTGAAGATGGTCAGACTCAAGGGACATGTATTGTCGGTGGGTCTGCTTTTGGCTGGAATTTCATTACCTTTGTAGGCGAAGAACCAGTCTACTATGGAATAACAAAGGAGTCATTTCGAGCTAATGGCAGCAAAGAAACAGTTCAGACTGATGAATAA
- the LOC114821571 gene encoding receptor-like protein EIX2 isoform X1, translating to MGPYFPKWLQTQNEYSFLNISNAGIVDILPSWFWGTTRYVTSIDLSHNQIGEMFTNLTMDFAKYPEVHLRSNEIEGQIPATLSHASYLDLSNNNISGSISFLCASETRFLNLSYNNLSGELPECMTRLGNLVMLDLSSNALSGKIPSTIGSLFGIETLKLRSNEFVGELPLSLKNCTSLMVLDLADNQLTGSIPKWLGASFQKLVILMLSSNHFNGSLPPQLCDLIYIQILDVSVNNISGGIPNCLKKLTTLAQKGNSSLTVEHSYERYDKQISWLDIYVDDEIFTWKGSMQVYRNTLGLVRSIDFSSNRLTGEIPSEISHLVGLVSLNLSRNQLTGQITPDIGKLESLDSLDLSRNHIDGRIPTSLARISRLGVLDLSHNNLIGKIPTGTQLQGFDPSVYAGNPQLCGPPLQKPCDIEETGPDQVSTEEDKDDQLIRYGFYISMGLGFFVGFWGVCGSLIFIREWRYAYFKFLNSLNDWLYVRVVLIKRKLTDA from the coding sequence ATGGGTCCGTATTTTCCGAAATGGCTTCAAACTCAGAATGAGTATTCATTCCTCAATATTTCTAATGCCGGAATTGTGGATATCCTTCCAAGCTGGTTTTGGGGTACGACTCGTTACGTGACATCTATCGATCTTTCCCATAACCAAATTGGAGAAatgtttacaaatttgacaATGGATTTTGCAAAATACCCTGAAGTGCATTTGCGTTCGAATGAAATTGAAGGTCAAATTCCCGCAACTCTATCGCATGCGTCATATTTGGATCTCTCTAATAATAACATTTCAGGGTCGATTTCTTTCTTGTGTGCAAGTGAAACTCGTTTTCTTAATCTCTCATACAACAATCTCTCTGGAGAACTTCCAGAATGCATGACACGTTTGGGCAATCTCGTCATGCTTGATTTGAGTTCCAATGCTCTTTCGGGAAAAATTCCTTCGACGATAGGCTCCTTGTTTGGGATCGAGACACTGAAATTAAGAAGCAATGAGTTTGTGGGAGAGTTGCCTTTATCCTTGAAGAATTGCACAAGTTTAATGGTTCTTGATCTTGCAGATAACCAGTTGACGGGATCAATACCTAAATGGTTAGGGGCTAGCTTTCAGAAATTGGTTATCCTAATGCTTTCCTCTAACCACTTCAATGGAAGCTTGCCCCCGCAACTATGCGATCTAATATACATTCAAATTTTGGATGTCTCTGTGAACAACATCTCTGGAGGAATACCGAATTGCCTAAAAAAGTTGACTACTCTGGCTCAGAAGGGAAATTCAAGTCTAACCGTTGAACATTCTTACGAGAGATATGATAAACAAATATCCTGGTTGGatatttatgtggatgatgaAATCTTCACGTGGAAGGGAAGCATGCAGGTTTACAGGAATACTTTGGGGCTTGTGAGAAGTATTGATTTCTCAAGCAATAGATTGACCGGGGAGATTCCAAGCGAAATCAGTCATCTTGTTGGGTTGGTTTCTTTAAACCTTTCTAGAAACCAACTTACAGGTCAAATTACTCCGGACATTGGAAAATTGGAGTCCTTGGATTCACTTGATTTGTCAAGAAATCATATAGACGGAAGAATTCCAACAAGCCTTGCTCGGATAAGTCGTCTTGGTGTCTTGGACTTGTCACACAACAACTTGATTGGAAAGATTCCAACCGGCACCCAGCTCCAAGGTTTTGATCCCTCTGTTTATGCTGGAAATCCACAGCTCTGTGGACCTCCACTTCAAAAGCCATGTGATATCGAAGAAACGGGTCCAGATCAAGTTAGTACCGAAGAAGACAAGGATGATCAGCTTATACGCTACGGATTTTACATCAGCATGGGGCTCGGGTTTTTTGTTGGATTTTGGGGAGTTTGTGGAAGTCTGATATTCATCAGGGAATGGAGGTACGCATACTTCAAGTTCTTGAATTCGCTGAATGATTGGCTTTATGTGAGGGTAGTGTTGATCAAGCGGAAATTAACGGATGCTTAA